A portion of the Phormidium ambiguum IAM M-71 genome contains these proteins:
- a CDS encoding DNA polymerase III subunit delta': MEFFQQIIGQEKAIELLKQVVAQNRIAPAYLFTGSDGIGRSLTASCFIELIFYNSLPAEKRAEKSVAIKKRIQLRNHPDLLWVEPTYLHNGERISAAEAAEKGVKRKAPPQIRLEQIREISQFLGRPPLESSRSFVVIEQAESMAEAAANGLLKTLEEPGKATIILIAPAVESLLPTLISRCQRIPFNRLNPAAMEQVLTQTGNQEILQHPEVLALAGGSPGEAIFSWQQLQAIPEELLNKIRELPKTLRQALDLARDIDKDLDTEAQLWLADYLQQYYWQRFEHRGMIEKLEKAKKFLQKYAQPRLVWEVTFMEMRTL, encoded by the coding sequence ATGGAATTCTTTCAGCAAATTATAGGCCAAGAAAAAGCGATAGAACTACTCAAACAAGTAGTAGCCCAAAACCGCATTGCACCAGCTTATTTATTTACTGGCTCTGATGGAATTGGACGCAGTTTAACCGCTAGCTGTTTTATTGAATTAATCTTTTATAATTCCCTACCTGCTGAAAAAAGAGCCGAAAAAAGTGTTGCCATCAAAAAACGAATTCAACTAAGAAATCACCCCGATTTGCTTTGGGTAGAACCAACATATTTACACAATGGAGAAAGAATTTCCGCCGCCGAAGCAGCAGAAAAAGGCGTAAAACGCAAAGCACCACCCCAAATTCGCTTAGAACAAATCCGCGAAATTAGCCAATTTTTAGGTCGTCCACCATTAGAATCTTCTCGCAGTTTTGTCGTCATTGAACAAGCCGAAAGTATGGCAGAAGCCGCCGCTAATGGTTTATTAAAAACCTTAGAAGAACCGGGAAAAGCCACAATAATTTTAATTGCTCCAGCAGTGGAATCTTTATTACCAACTTTAATTTCTCGCTGTCAAAGAATCCCTTTTAATCGTTTAAATCCAGCAGCAATGGAACAAGTATTAACTCAAACTGGAAACCAAGAAATTTTACAACATCCCGAAGTTTTAGCCTTAGCTGGAGGAAGTCCGGGAGAAGCAATTTTTTCATGGCAACAATTACAAGCAATTCCCGAAGAGTTGTTAAATAAAATTAGAGAATTACCGAAAACTTTACGCCAAGCTTTAGACTTAGCCAGAGATATCGATAAAGATTTAGATACAGAAGCGCAACTTTGGTTAGCAGATTATTTACAGCAGTATTATTGGCAAAGGTTTGAGCATCGGGGGATGATTGAAAAGTTAGAAAAAGCGAAAAAATTCTTACAAAAATATGCTCAACCCAGATTAGTTTGGGAAGTAACTTTTATGGAGATGCGAACATTGTAA
- a CDS encoding AAA family ATPase produces the protein MLLADWSNILDKILPDECVEQVICNQFVEPLLEALGFNAQERRPQFKTGNSADKVDFAARYNKDNDIFFNSQVNPYLLVEVKARATGAGNKINLAEDTPQYLATRQQIKKYLLAPNCQTAQWGIITNGVHIQLFRRHGRVVIPATNNEIIKKDNITDIITKIKNLIENPPKALTICVYNNKGGVGKTTTTINLAAILKKEHKKVLLVDFDSQRDLTKSLKLEVGSVSLFDCLTDKNLDVRKTVVPFSPVGKKGKPVHLFDVIPSDIRMEKYTDTNVAATIQKGSARLRYLLKNFLYDYDYIIIDCPTQWLFFSQSSIYASDVILIPTKHNGSTSLYNAARVIKEFIPEVKKARSDGGPMALPIFFNGEKITDPQLKLTNGEIEKIIIQAKQSGVNLLPYYWPKATPGNVDKTIFSIPSYATVANAVFSHVPAVLLNATVEQHYLGFAKEYFLYG, from the coding sequence ATGCTGCTAGCAGATTGGAGTAATATTTTAGACAAAATCCTTCCTGATGAATGCGTAGAGCAAGTTATTTGTAATCAATTTGTAGAGCCTCTTCTGGAAGCTCTGGGCTTTAATGCACAAGAGCGTCGTCCCCAGTTTAAGACAGGTAACAGTGCAGATAAAGTAGATTTTGCCGCTCGTTACAACAAGGATAATGACATCTTTTTTAACTCTCAGGTTAATCCTTATTTACTTGTTGAAGTGAAAGCAAGAGCGACTGGTGCTGGCAATAAAATAAACTTAGCAGAAGATACACCTCAATATTTAGCTACTAGACAGCAAATTAAAAAGTACCTGCTTGCCCCTAACTGTCAAACAGCCCAATGGGGAATTATTACTAATGGAGTTCATATTCAACTATTTAGGAGACATGGTAGGGTTGTAATTCCAGCAACTAATAATGAAATAATTAAAAAAGATAATATTACAGATATCATCACTAAAATTAAGAATTTGATTGAAAATCCACCAAAAGCTTTAACTATTTGTGTATACAATAACAAGGGCGGCGTAGGAAAAACAACAACCACTATTAATTTAGCAGCTATCTTAAAGAAGGAACATAAAAAAGTTCTTTTAGTTGATTTTGATTCTCAAAGAGATTTAACCAAAAGCCTGAAATTAGAAGTAGGAAGTGTTAGTTTATTTGATTGCCTTACAGATAAAAATCTAGATGTACGTAAGACAGTTGTTCCTTTTAGTCCTGTCGGAAAAAAAGGTAAGCCTGTGCATCTTTTCGATGTTATTCCGTCTGATATTAGAATGGAAAAATATACAGATACTAATGTTGCTGCGACAATTCAAAAAGGATCGGCAAGATTGCGGTATTTACTCAAAAACTTTCTTTATGATTATGATTACATAATCATCGATTGTCCTACACAGTGGTTATTTTTTAGTCAAAGTAGTATTTACGCTTCTGATGTAATTCTTATTCCAACCAAACATAATGGATCGACATCTCTATATAATGCAGCCAGAGTAATTAAAGAATTTATTCCTGAAGTTAAGAAAGCTAGAAGTGATGGAGGGCCAATGGCGCTACCTATATTTTTTAATGGCGAGAAGATAACAGATCCTCAACTCAAATTAACTAATGGAGAAATCGAAAAAATTATTATTCAAGCAAAACAATCTGGTGTGAATTTGTTACCTTATTACTGGCCAAAAGCTACGCCAGGAAATGTTGATAAAACTATCTTTAGTATTCCCAGTTATGCAACTGTTGCTAATGCAGTTTTCTCTCACGTTCCAGCAGTTCTATTAAATGCTACTGTTGAGCAGCACTATCTTGGTTTTGCTAAGGAGTATTTCTTATATGGGTAA
- a CDS encoding quinone-dependent dihydroorotate dehydrogenase, producing the protein MDIYQSVLRPIVFSGLKTDPEFLHKQFMQICTWLDCHTDRPLNSWILNQLQQNFSIADARLEQTLWDSPNQTGTRSDSSPISGSSVIIPQSVVFKNPMGLAAGFDKNGVASGVWSSFGFGYAELGTVTLHPQPGNPTPRLFRLLADYAALNRMGFNNDGAAAMATALTAALQRQPRSIPVGINLGKSKVTPLEEAAADYLGSFRLLKDLGDYFVVNVSSPNTPGLRTLQDAPMLSAILSALQQENHNANKPILVKIAPDLEWDAILDVLDVTLSHNLAGIIATNTTISREGLKTEILRETGNYIKDEPGGISGAPLKARSTQVIRFIRKETQGKLPIMGVGGIFTADDAWEKITAGACLLQTYTGWIYQGPFMIERILEGLLVKLEERGLSNISEAVGIEEN; encoded by the coding sequence TTGGACATTTATCAATCAGTTTTACGCCCCATTGTATTTTCTGGATTAAAAACCGATCCAGAATTTTTGCATAAGCAATTTATGCAAATTTGTACTTGGTTGGATTGTCATACCGATCGCCCCCTGAATAGCTGGATACTCAACCAACTACAACAAAATTTTTCGATCGCAGATGCACGCCTAGAACAAACACTTTGGGATTCCCCAAATCAAACCGGGACTAGATCGGATTCCTCTCCAATTTCTGGGTCTTCAGTTATTATTCCCCAATCTGTGGTGTTTAAGAACCCTATGGGATTAGCAGCTGGATTTGACAAGAATGGTGTGGCATCAGGCGTGTGGTCAAGCTTTGGTTTTGGCTACGCCGAATTGGGTACTGTCACCCTGCACCCGCAACCGGGAAACCCGACACCGCGCTTGTTTCGCCTGTTGGCAGATTATGCCGCACTCAACCGTATGGGTTTTAATAACGATGGTGCCGCAGCAATGGCAACCGCACTCACCGCAGCTTTACAAAGACAACCGCGTTCGATACCCGTAGGAATTAATCTCGGTAAGTCTAAGGTAACACCACTGGAAGAAGCAGCCGCAGATTACCTGGGTAGTTTTCGCCTGTTAAAAGATTTGGGCGATTACTTTGTGGTTAATGTCTCCTCTCCCAATACTCCAGGTTTAAGAACTCTTCAGGATGCACCGATGCTAAGTGCGATTTTGTCTGCTTTGCAACAAGAAAATCACAATGCTAATAAGCCAATTCTAGTCAAAATCGCGCCTGATTTGGAATGGGATGCAATTTTGGATGTTTTAGATGTTACTTTATCCCATAATTTGGCAGGAATTATCGCTACTAATACTACTATCAGCCGCGAGGGTTTAAAAACCGAAATTTTACGGGAAACCGGAAATTATATTAAAGATGAACCTGGGGGGATTAGTGGTGCGCCTTTGAAAGCGCGATCGACCCAAGTAATCCGTTTTATTAGAAAAGAAACTCAAGGAAAATTACCCATTATGGGTGTCGGCGGCATTTTTACCGCTGATGATGCTTGGGAAAAAATTACTGCTGGGGCTTGTTTATTACAAACCTACACTGGTTGGATTTACCAAGGCCCTTTTATGATCGAGCGCATTTTAGAAGGGTTGTTGGTAAAGTTAGAAGAACGGGGTTTGTCGAATATTTCTGAAGCGGTGGGAATTGAAGAGAATTGA